The Cellulomonas flavigena DSM 20109 DNA segment ACGTCGTCCGGGACGACGACACCCTCGGCGGTCAGCGCCTCGATGAGCGCCATCGCGGTCGCGTCCGTGCACGCGACGACGGCCTGCGGCAGCGCGCCGCGCTCCCGCAGGAGCCGGACCGCCGGCGCACCGTCGTAGGTCTCGTCGAGCAGCCACGGCACCGGGACGACCTCGGTGGGCACGAGGCCGTGCGCGAGCATGGCCGTGCGGTAGGCCTCGTAGCGGATCGCGTCGTCGGCGTTCGCCGGGGACCGGCCCACGAAGGCGATGTCCGTGTGGCCGTGCTCGACCAGGTGGTCCAGCGCCGCACGCACACCCGCGTCGTTGTCCGGGACGACCGTGGGGCAGTCGAGGCCCGACGACACCTGGTTGACGGTGACGACCGGCTTGCCCGTCGCGGCGAAGGCCTGCAGGTAGGCGGTGGACACGGCTGCGGGGGCGACGACGAGCGCGTCGATGTGGTCCCAGCCCAGCTGGGCCCAGAAGTGGTCGTCCTCGAAGTCGAGCAGGCCGGCGTCGTGCGTCTGGACGGCGACGATACGCGCACCGCGGGCGGTGGCGGCGTCGATGACCCCGGTGAGGACGCTCCCGAAGAAGTAGCCGTGGACGTTGGGCGCGATGAAACCGACCACCGGGGGCCGCGGTCCGACGGACCTGGCGGTGGTCGGCTCCGTCGTCGAGGACGCCGCAGTCACTCCCGGGAGATCGGCAGGGCAACGGCCGAACTGGAGCGGTTCTGCCCCGCGGTCCTCAGACGTCCACCGTCCCGGTCGGGCTGTAGGCGATGACGGGACGGCCCGTCATCGGGTGGGTCAGGACGTGCGCGTCGACGCCGTACACCTCGCGCACCAGCGCGGGGGTGAGCACGTCCGCGGGCGGGCCGGCGGCGGCGAGCCGGCCCCCGGACAGCACCAGCACGTGCTCGCAGTACGCCGCCGCGAGGTTGAGGTCGTGCAGCGCCGCCACCGTCGTCACACCCAGGTCCCGGACGAAGCCCAGGAGTGCGAGCTGGGCGCTCACGTCGAGGTGGTTCGTCGGCTCGTCCAGCAGCAGCAGCGACGGCTCCTGCGCCAGCGCCCTCGCCACGTGCACACGCTGACGCTCACCGCCGGACAACGTCGACCACGCGCGGTCCGCCAGGTGCTCCGCCGACGCCGCCCCCAGCGCCCGGTCCACCGCGCCCGCATCGGGGTCGGCACCCCACAGCGAGCGGTACGGGATGCGCCCCAGCGCCACGACCTCGCGCACGCTCAGCGGCACCGCCGCGTCCGACGACTGCTCCAGCAGTGCCACGTGCCGGGCCCGCACCCGCCGCGGCATCGTGTGCACCGGGAGCGTCGGCGCCGGGTCGGCCGCGGCCGGGTCGCTCACGAGCACCGCGCCGGCCTCCGGCGCCAGCAGCCCCGCCACCAGCCGCAGCAGCGTCGTCTTGCCCGCACCGTTGGGCCCGAGCAGCCCGGTGAGCGCACCCGCCGGCGGGGTCGCGTCGACGCCGTCGACCACCCACCGCCCGCCGAGCCGCGTGCCGGCCCCCGCGATCGTCAGCTCCACGAGCCACCCCGCCCGCGTCGCAGCAGCACCGCGAACACCGGCACCCCGATGAGCGCCGTGACGATGCCGACCGGGAGCTCGCGCGGGTCGAACACCGTGCGCGCCAGCGTGTCCGCCCACACCAGCAGCACCGCCCCGGCCAGCGCGGCGACCGGCAGCAGCCGCCGGTGCGCCGGGCCCGTCACCACGGACACCGCGTGCGGCAGCACCAGCCCGACGAACCCGATCGCGCCGGACACCGCCACCATCGCGCCCGTCAGGAGAGCCACGAGCGTCATCATCGTCCAGCGCGTCCGGTCCACGTCGACACCCAGCGCGGCCGCCGCGGTGTCCCCGAACGCGAACGCGTCGAGCCGCCCCGCCGCCAGCAGCACGACCGTGCCGACCACGAGCAGCGCGGTGCCCGCGATGGCCGCGGACGACCACGTCGCCCCCGCGAGCGACCCCATGAGCCACGACAGGATCTCCCGGTACGAGTCACCCGTCGCCGTCCAGAAGACGACGAACGACGTCGCTGCGGCCGCGAGCTGCGACACCGCCAGCCCGGCCAGCACCGCCCGCGTCGGTGTGAGGGTGCCGCCGGTACGCGCGAGCGTGAGCGTCGCGACGAGCGCGAGCAGCGCCCCGGCGAACGCCGCCACGGGCAGCAGCAGCGCCACGCCCAGGACCAGCACCGCCACCGCACCCAGCGACGCGCCCGACGACAGCCCCAGCAGGTACGGGTCGGCCAGCGGGTTGCGCGTGAGCGACTGCATGACGGCGCCCGCGACGGCCAGGCCCGCGCCGACCGCGGCAGCCGTGAGCACGCGGGGCAGGCGCAGGTCCCACACGATCGCGTCGTGCAGCCGCGGCACGTCCGCCGGGCGCAGGCCCAGGTGCGCGAGCACCGACCGCACGACCTCGCCGACCGCGACGTCCGCGGGCCCGATCGTCACCGCGACCAGCAGCGTCGCGACCAGGGCGCCCGCCCCGAGGGTGACGAGCAGCGCGAGCGGGGGCCGCCGCGGTGCGCGCGGGCCGGCCCCGGCACCGGCGGCCGCGCGCTGCGGCGCCGGGCCGGGCGGCGGCGTGCGAGGGGTGAGCATCGTGCGGGGTCAGTCCTCGGTCGTCGTGCCGAGCGCCCGCACCGCGTCGGCCAGGTCGGCCGCGGCCTGCGCGTTGCGCACGCCGGCCTCGCTCGCCGCGAACGGCACGACCGCGTACCGCTGCTCGCGCACGGCCGTGAGCTGCGACGCGGCCGGGTGCGCCGCCAGGTAGTCCTTCTTCTTCTGCGCGGAGTTCCACGCCGAGTCCACGAGGACGAGGACGTCGGGGTCGGCCGCGACGACCTGCTCCCAGCCGACCGACGTCCACGTGTCGTGCACGTCGGCGAACACGTTGGTCAGCCCGGCGGTCTGCAGCAGCATCTGCGGTGCGCCGATGCCGGCGCCCACGTACGGGGTGTCGGTGCCGGACGACCACCACACCGCGGTGACGCCCTCCACCGGCTCGATCGCGTCGAGCGTCGCCTGCTGCTCGGCCACGACGTCGGCCGCCGCGTCGGGGACGCCGAAGATCTCGCCGACCTCGCGGATCTCGTCGAGGACGTCGTCGAACGTCAGCGGGTCCGGCTGGTACCCGGGCGCCTTGCAGGCGCTGGGGGAGACGTACGTCGCGATGCCGAGGCCCGCGAGGGTCTCGCGCTCGCCGGCGCCGTCGGCGCTGAGGTTCGACTCCCACCCGGCGTAGACCAGGTCGGGCTCGGCCTCGAGGACGGCCTCGGGGCCCGGCACCTTCTCCGACAGGACGGGCACGTCGGCCACGTCGGCGGCCCACCGCTCCGGCACCGGGCCGTCGGCGAACGCGGTGCCGACGAGCACGTCCGACAGGCCGAGGGCCAGCAGCATCTCGGTCGTCGAGGACTTGATGGCGACGACGCGCTGCGGGGGCGCGTCGAACGTGACCCGGGTGCCGCAGTTGTCGACGGTGACGGGCTCCCAGCCTGCGGTCGTCGCCGCCGCGGTCGGGGCGGGTGCGGCGGGCGCGTCCGACGCGCACGCGGCGAGCATGAGCGCCGGCACGACGAGGGCGGCGAGGAGCAGGGGACGGCGGGTGCGCGGCATGGGGTCTCTCCGGTGGTCGCTGTCCGCGCACGCCGTCGGGCGCGGTCGAGGGCGAGGCGCACGTCGCGCCGCGGAGGACCGCCCCAAGGCGGGGGCGGTGCGACCCGGCCCAGGCGGTGGTCGGGTTCCGACCCGTCACCCTAGGCGCTCACCCCCGGCCCCGTGCAAGCGGCGGCACGCCGCAGGGGCGGCGTGCACGGGAGGTCCCGGGCACGCCGCCCCTCGGCACCCGCGTCAGCGGGTCGCAGGCGTCATGAGGCCGAGCACGACACCGTCGCGCCCTCGCCGCTGCCGGTGCCCTGGAAGCCGAACGTCGTGCTCTGCCCGGCGCCCAGCGACCCGTTCCACGGAGCGTTGGACACGACGCCGCCCGACGACTGGCCGTTCCAGACCTGCGTGGCCTGACCACCGGGCAGCGTCATGCTGACGCGCCAGCCGGAGAGGGACGCGCCACCGGCCGTGACCTTCACCTCCGAGACGAAGCCGTTGGGCCAGGCGTTGACCACCCGGTACGTCGCCGAGCAGCCGTTGCCCGTGCCCGGCGTGGGGGTGGGCGTCGGCGTCGGGCTCGGCGTCGGGCTCGGGGTCGGCGAGAAGGTCGGCGTCGGCGTCGGGCTGTCCGTCGGGCTCGGCGTGGGGCTGGTCGTCGGCGTCGGGGTGGGCGTCGGTGTCGACGTGCCGCCCGCCCACGCGTCCTTGAGGAACGCCGCGATGGTGTCCCAGCTCGGGTTCGGCGTGCCCTGCGTGACCGTCTCGCGGCAACCCTCGACGGTGCGGACTGTCTGCCGGCCGAAGCGCGAGGAGCTCGTCACGTCGGCGTGGCTGTGGCCGGCGCCGGGGACCGAGAAGAACTGGGTGTCGACGCACGCGGCCTTCAGCGCGTCGTAGAAGATGACCGTCTGGGCGTGCGGGACGACGTTGTCCGCCTGCCCGTGCAGCAGGAGCATCGGCGGGTCCTGCGCGTCGACGTACGTCAGCGGGTTGGCCTGGCGCACCTTGTCCGGGCACGTCGGCGTGGCGCAGCCGAGCAGCTGGCCCTCGGGCGCGCTGGGGCTGTCGTGGTCGATGAAGCCACCCGGGTCCTGCTCCTTGAGCCGCGCGAAGTCGGTGGGGCCGAAGAAGTCGACGCCGGCCTGCACGTCGCTCGAGACGCCGGTCGTGCCGACGGTGCCCTCGAGGTACGCGTTGCCGTTGGACACCGCAGCCATCGCGGCCACCCAGCCGCCCGACGAGTCGCCCATGCTGGCGAACTGGTTCGGGTTCAGCCGGTACTGCGCCGCGTTGCTGCGCAGGAACCGCGTGGCCGACTTGATGTCGTGGACCTGCGCGGGGAACTTCGCCTGCGAGGCCGAGCGCACGCTGACGCCCGCGACGGCGATGCCGCGGGGGTTGAGCTGCTGGGCGATGGCGCTCGCGCCCGACTTGCCGTCGTCGGACGACCACGCCGACCCGGTCGACCACAGGACGAGGGGAAACGGGCCGTTGCCGTCGGGGATGTAGAGGTCCAGGAGGTGGCCCCGGCTGCCGGAGGGCTCCGCCGGTGCGTAGGCGACGTTGGTGATGGTCTGGGCGGCGTGTGCGGGGGCGGTGGCCGCGGCGACGACGCCTGCCGCGACCAGCGTGACCGTCCCCAGCAGTGCAGCCGTCCTGCTGCGGGTTCTCGACATGACAGTCCCTTCGTGGCGCGTGGATCGGGACCTCACTGTCGCGTCGCGCGCCTGGTCAGCGCCATGGGCGAAACAATGCAGACGACCGTCACGAATGGCAACCGAGTGCCATACGTGCTCGTCCCACGGGTGCACCGGGACTCCGGTCCCGGGCGCGTGCCGCTCTCCGCGCGGCCGGGTGTCAGGCGCGCGCGGCCTGGGCGAGCGCCGCGGCGACGTGCTCGACGTCCTCCGCCCGCAGCACACCGACGGTCACGCGGACGAACCCCGGCGACCGCGTGGGGTCGACGACGAACGGCCGGCCCCGCGCCACCCGCACCCCGGCTGCCTCGAGCTTGACGAGCGCGGTCTGCTCGTCGCGCACCGGCACCCACAGGTTGATGCCGTCGCCCGGCGCCAGCGCCAGCCCGTGACGGGCCAGCGCGGCGCAGAGCGCCCGCTGCCGCCCGTGGTAGACGCGCCGGGCGTGCGCGACGGCCTCGACGGCCGGGGCGTCCGTCAGCAGGTCCGCGAGCACGTGCTGCAGCAGCCGGCTGGTCCAGCCCGGGCCGAGCATGCGACGGGCGACGAGCCCGTCGAGCACCACGGCGGGCCCGCCCACGGCGGCGATGCGCAGGTCGGGGCCGTGCGACTTGGAGTAGGAGCGCACGTGGACGACGCGGTCCGGCAGCAGCTGGCCCAGGCTCACGTCGCGCGACGACGCGATCTCGCCCGAGTGGTCGTCCTCGACGACCCAGACCTGGCCGGCGACCGGTCGCAGGACGGCCGCGAGCTCGCGCGCCCGCGTCGGCGTGGTGCTCACGCCCGTCGGGTTCTGCGCGCGCGGCTGCAGGATGACGACGCGCGCGCCGGCCGCGACCGCCGACTCGAGGGCCTCGGGTCGCGGGCCGTGCGTGTCGAGGGGGACCGGCAGCCGCTCGAGGCCCAGGTGGTCGAGCAGGTCGAGCACGGGCGGGAAGCCGGGGTCCTCGACGGCCACGCGGTCGCCGAAGCCGCTGACCTGCTCCAGGACGCGGCTGAGCGCGTCCACGGCGCCGTCGACGACCGTGAGCCGCTGCGGCAGGAACGGCCACGACGAGCGCAGGAGCCGCTCGAGCTCGGGCACGACGGGGTCGTCGAGGTAGCCGGACGCCGGCCGGCCGTGCCGGCGGGACGCCACGCGGGAGAGCGCCGGCGCGAGGTCGGGCAGGAGCTCGGGGTCGGGGCTCCCGGCCGCCAGGTCGAGCCGCGCCGCGGGCGCGTCGGCCAGGTCGCGGTACCGCGGGGGCAGACGTCCCGCCGGTCCGGGGAGCACCGAGGTGCCGGCCCGCCCGCGCGAGATGACCAGCCCGGCCGACGCGAGCGTCTGCCACGCCGAGCCCACCGTGGCCGGGCTGACGCCGAGCGCGCCCGCGAGCTCGCGCACGGTCGGGAGGCGGTCGCCGGGCAGGAGGTC contains these protein-coding regions:
- a CDS encoding putative F420-0 ABC transporter ATP-binding protein — encoded protein: MELTIAGAGTRLGGRWVVDGVDATPPAGALTGLLGPNGAGKTTLLRLVAGLLAPEAGAVLVSDPAAADPAPTLPVHTMPRRVRARHVALLEQSSDAAVPLSVREVVALGRIPYRSLWGADPDAGAVDRALGAASAEHLADRAWSTLSGGERQRVHVARALAQEPSLLLLDEPTNHLDVSAQLALLGFVRDLGVTTVAALHDLNLAAAYCEHVLVLSGGRLAAAGPPADVLTPALVREVYGVDAHVLTHPMTGRPVIAYSPTGTVDV
- a CDS encoding putative F420-0 ABC transporter permease subunit; the encoded protein is MLTPRTPPPGPAPQRAAAGAGAGPRAPRRPPLALLVTLGAGALVATLLVAVTIGPADVAVGEVVRSVLAHLGLRPADVPRLHDAIVWDLRLPRVLTAAAVGAGLAVAGAVMQSLTRNPLADPYLLGLSSGASLGAVAVLVLGVALLLPVAAFAGALLALVATLTLARTGGTLTPTRAVLAGLAVSQLAAAATSFVVFWTATGDSYREILSWLMGSLAGATWSSAAIAGTALLVVGTVVLLAAGRLDAFAFGDTAAAALGVDVDRTRWTMMTLVALLTGAMVAVSGAIGFVGLVLPHAVSVVTGPAHRRLLPVAALAGAVLLVWADTLARTVFDPRELPVGIVTALIGVPVFAVLLRRGRGGSWS
- a CDS encoding putative F420-0 ABC transporter substrate-binding protein; its protein translation is MPRTRRPLLLAALVVPALMLAACASDAPAAPAPTAAATTAGWEPVTVDNCGTRVTFDAPPQRVVAIKSSTTEMLLALGLSDVLVGTAFADGPVPERWAADVADVPVLSEKVPGPEAVLEAEPDLVYAGWESNLSADGAGERETLAGLGIATYVSPSACKAPGYQPDPLTFDDVLDEIREVGEIFGVPDAAADVVAEQQATLDAIEPVEGVTAVWWSSGTDTPYVGAGIGAPQMLLQTAGLTNVFADVHDTWTSVGWEQVVAADPDVLVLVDSAWNSAQKKKDYLAAHPAASQLTAVREQRYAVVPFAASEAGVRNAQAAADLADAVRALGTTTED
- a CDS encoding cellulose binding domain-containing protein; amino-acid sequence: MSRTRSRTAALLGTVTLVAAGVVAAATAPAHAAQTITNVAYAPAEPSGSRGHLLDLYIPDGNGPFPLVLWSTGSAWSSDDGKSGASAIAQQLNPRGIAVAGVSVRSASQAKFPAQVHDIKSATRFLRSNAAQYRLNPNQFASMGDSSGGWVAAMAAVSNGNAYLEGTVGTTGVSSDVQAGVDFFGPTDFARLKEQDPGGFIDHDSPSAPEGQLLGCATPTCPDKVRQANPLTYVDAQDPPMLLLHGQADNVVPHAQTVIFYDALKAACVDTQFFSVPGAGHSHADVTSSSRFGRQTVRTVEGCRETVTQGTPNPSWDTIAAFLKDAWAGGTSTPTPTPTPTTSPTPSPTDSPTPTPTFSPTPSPTPSPTPTPTPTPGTGNGCSATYRVVNAWPNGFVSEVKVTAGGASLSGWRVSMTLPGGQATQVWNGQSSGGVVSNAPWNGSLGAGQSTTFGFQGTGSGEGATVSCSAS
- a CDS encoding aminotransferase class I/II-fold pyridoxal phosphate-dependent enzyme, with protein sequence MSPQELADLVADRSPRGIAATIARLVHAGDLLPGDRLPTVRELAGALGVSPATVGSAWQTLASAGLVISRGRAGTSVLPGPAGRLPPRYRDLADAPAARLDLAAGSPDPELLPDLAPALSRVASRRHGRPASGYLDDPVVPELERLLRSSWPFLPQRLTVVDGAVDALSRVLEQVSGFGDRVAVEDPGFPPVLDLLDHLGLERLPVPLDTHGPRPEALESAVAAGARVVILQPRAQNPTGVSTTPTRARELAAVLRPVAGQVWVVEDDHSGEIASSRDVSLGQLLPDRVVHVRSYSKSHGPDLRIAAVGGPAVVLDGLVARRMLGPGWTSRLLQHVLADLLTDAPAVEAVAHARRVYHGRQRALCAALARHGLALAPGDGINLWVPVRDEQTALVKLEAAGVRVARGRPFVVDPTRSPGFVRVTVGVLRAEDVEHVAAALAQAARA